Proteins from one Acidihalobacter prosperus genomic window:
- a CDS encoding serine/threonine protein kinase, translated as MGTVRIPSNIDRFEVKGVLGKGAQGAVYQAYDPRLERLVAIKTVLADALGDTRAGEWLMREARIVGGLKHPNIVPLFEAGSYPEGVFLIFEYVEGASLAERLRAGPYRADEAPGIMLDVLAGVEAAHAADILHRDIKPSNVLIGGDGRARVTDFGIAMPAAAVTDANLQWGSVPYLTPEQVKGDKVDARSDVFALGVLFYELLTGKRAFTGESQEAIRRAIVQRRLDPPSRVAGSGDARLDQLVLRATAPAPEDRYADAGEFRRALAAFGEVAYEAGRGSGLDFMLRRIKRKPDFPGFSRAIQEINRLSAESSNRSVGQLANVVLQDYATTQKLLRLANSSYYGQFGGNIRTVSRAIMILGFDRVRTAALSLILFENLKDSGQDRQLIEGLVAALHSALMAKSMAERYTNLDAEQVFICALMHTVGRLLVIYYFPEEHADIRLAAERRRVPETGAAREVLGVDYAHIGKAVLKEWNFPAGMIQTLTPVPDGVVKKPGSDEDRLRMVCAFANELSQEVASGGERDGGRRLDRLAERFQPALTLKRPQINELIETSRQDLRVFVAGTGISLPAWALSKRQVAAEAPPQAAAEAFDAPTALQMTDEQRLGLLMAGVNEVTASLVDTFNLAELLQSVLETMYRGSGAEHAVLFLLDAGGTQVTARLVLGDRADALFGLKLPRAGERRDVIALGLSVDKDIVVQESAGAGRPAARYLPAELDGLLRGERFMVLPLTAGGRRLGLFYLDLPGGVTLGETVLTALKTLRNQAIMALRQGGQ; from the coding sequence GTGGGCACCGTGAGAATACCTTCCAATATCGATCGCTTCGAGGTCAAAGGCGTGCTGGGCAAGGGCGCGCAGGGCGCCGTCTACCAGGCCTACGATCCGCGTCTGGAGCGTCTGGTGGCGATCAAGACCGTGCTTGCGGATGCCCTGGGCGATACGCGCGCCGGCGAATGGCTGATGCGCGAGGCGCGCATCGTCGGCGGCCTCAAACACCCCAATATCGTGCCGCTGTTCGAGGCGGGGAGCTACCCCGAAGGCGTGTTCCTGATTTTCGAATACGTCGAGGGCGCCTCGCTCGCGGAAAGGTTGCGCGCAGGCCCGTACCGCGCCGATGAGGCGCCGGGCATCATGCTCGACGTGCTCGCGGGCGTGGAGGCGGCGCATGCGGCCGACATCCTGCACCGCGACATCAAGCCGTCCAATGTGCTGATCGGTGGCGACGGCCGTGCCCGCGTCACCGATTTCGGCATCGCCATGCCGGCGGCGGCGGTGACCGATGCCAATCTGCAATGGGGTTCGGTGCCGTATCTGACGCCCGAGCAGGTCAAGGGCGACAAGGTGGATGCGCGTTCCGATGTCTTCGCCCTGGGCGTCCTGTTTTACGAGCTGCTGACCGGCAAGCGGGCTTTTACCGGCGAATCGCAGGAGGCGATCCGCCGCGCCATCGTGCAACGCCGGCTCGATCCGCCATCCCGTGTCGCCGGCAGCGGCGATGCGCGTCTCGATCAACTGGTGCTGCGCGCGACGGCGCCTGCGCCGGAGGACCGCTACGCCGATGCCGGCGAGTTTCGGCGTGCACTCGCGGCCTTCGGCGAGGTGGCATACGAAGCCGGCCGAGGCAGCGGCCTGGATTTCATGCTGCGCCGCATCAAGCGCAAGCCGGATTTTCCCGGCTTCTCGCGCGCCATTCAGGAAATCAACCGCCTGTCCGCGGAGTCCAGCAACCGTAGCGTGGGACAGCTGGCCAATGTCGTTCTGCAGGACTATGCGACTACCCAGAAGCTGCTGCGACTGGCCAACTCCAGCTATTACGGCCAGTTTGGCGGCAACATCCGCACGGTCAGCCGGGCGATCATGATCCTCGGTTTCGACAGGGTCCGCACCGCCGCACTCAGCCTGATCCTGTTCGAGAATCTCAAGGACAGCGGGCAGGATCGGCAGCTGATCGAAGGCCTGGTCGCGGCGCTGCACAGCGCGTTGATGGCCAAATCCATGGCTGAAAGATACACCAACCTCGATGCCGAGCAGGTCTTCATCTGCGCCCTGATGCATACGGTCGGCAGGCTGCTGGTGATCTACTACTTTCCCGAGGAGCATGCGGACATACGGCTGGCGGCCGAGCGGCGGCGCGTGCCGGAAACCGGCGCGGCACGCGAGGTGCTGGGCGTCGACTATGCGCATATCGGCAAGGCGGTGCTGAAGGAGTGGAACTTTCCGGCCGGCATGATCCAGACGCTCACGCCGGTCCCTGATGGCGTGGTCAAGAAACCCGGGTCTGACGAAGACCGTCTGCGCATGGTCTGCGCCTTCGCCAACGAACTCAGTCAGGAAGTCGCGTCCGGCGGCGAGCGCGATGGCGGCCGACGGCTCGACCGCCTGGCGGAGCGCTTCCAGCCCGCGCTCACACTCAAGCGGCCACAGATCAACGAATTGATCGAGACTTCGCGCCAGGATCTGCGGGTCTTCGTCGCGGGTACGGGGATCAGTCTGCCTGCGTGGGCGCTCTCGAAGCGGCAGGTCGCCGCGGAGGCGCCACCGCAGGCGGCAGCCGAAGCGTTCGACGCCCCCACGGCGCTGCAGATGACCGATGAGCAGCGCCTCGGGCTGCTGATGGCGGGCGTCAACGAGGTGACGGCCAGCCTGGTCGATACATTCAATCTGGCGGAATTGCTGCAGAGCGTGCTCGAAACCATGTATCGCGGTTCGGGGGCCGAGCATGCGGTATTGTTCCTGCTCGACGCGGGAGGCACACAGGTGACCGCGCGGCTCGTGCTGGGCGACCGGGCCGATGCGCTGTTCGGGTTGAAACTGCCGCGTGCTGGCGAACGGCGCGATGTCATCGCGCTGGGGCTTTCGGTGGATAAGGATATCGTGGTGCAGGAATCGGCCGGAGCGGGACGGCCCGCTGCGCGATATCTGCCCGCCGAACTGGACGGACTGTTGCGCGGCGAACGATTCATGGTGTTGCCGTTGACCGCCGGTGGACGTCGACTCGGGCTTTTTTATCTCGATCTGCCGGGTGGCGTGACGCTGGGCGAGACGGTGCTGACCGCGCTCAAGACCCTGCGCAACCAGGCGATCATGGCCCTGCGCCAGGGCGGTCAGTAG
- a CDS encoding S41 family peptidase → MKPASPPRRMRLTTLLLVFVFGLVAGVAVDRQYLAGLIPAAVVPWRAVPDFLLMSRAWNLIDAHYVDRASIKPRNMTYAAISGMVDSLGDTGHSTFLTPDMVKMADSVISGHFAGIGAEVRLKGRQVVIVTPLDGTPAQRAHLRPGDIILKVDGKSVTGDPLGEVVDHIRGPVGTRVVLELMDPADGKKRTVTLVRAKIPIHTVSWHMLPGTVVADVRISSFSNGTAEQLAKALAAAREAGARGIILDLRNDPGGLLTEAIDVASQFVVKGNVMLERNVHGRVRPVPVSADVPKTALPVVVLVNGGTASAAEIVAGALKDDRRAPLIGEKTFGTGTVLQQFMLPDGAALLLAVEEWLTPNGHSFWHKGLEPTEKVALPANATMLRPDAMAGLTAKALRASHDTQLLAGLRAIEAQMTSAAQETVAVLGKH, encoded by the coding sequence GTGAAGCCTGCCTCCCCCCCCCGTCGCATGCGTTTGACCACCCTGCTGCTGGTATTCGTTTTCGGGCTTGTGGCCGGTGTCGCGGTCGACCGGCAGTATCTCGCCGGTCTCATCCCCGCAGCAGTGGTGCCTTGGCGCGCGGTGCCTGATTTTTTGCTGATGTCGCGGGCCTGGAACCTGATCGACGCGCACTACGTCGACCGCGCCTCGATCAAGCCCAGGAACATGACCTACGCGGCAATCAGCGGCATGGTGGACTCCCTGGGTGACACCGGCCACAGCACTTTCCTGACGCCGGACATGGTCAAGATGGCCGATTCGGTCATCAGCGGGCACTTCGCCGGCATCGGCGCCGAGGTCAGGCTCAAGGGGCGGCAGGTCGTGATCGTGACCCCGCTCGACGGCACCCCCGCCCAGCGCGCGCATCTGCGGCCGGGCGACATCATCCTCAAGGTCGACGGCAAGAGCGTGACCGGCGATCCGCTGGGAGAAGTGGTCGATCATATCCGCGGCCCGGTGGGTACGCGCGTGGTGCTCGAACTGATGGATCCCGCCGACGGCAAGAAACGCACCGTCACGCTGGTGCGCGCGAAAATCCCGATCCACACCGTGAGCTGGCACATGCTGCCGGGTACGGTGGTGGCCGACGTGCGCATCTCGAGCTTCAGCAATGGCACGGCCGAGCAGCTTGCCAAGGCGCTGGCCGCCGCCCGAGAGGCCGGCGCGCGCGGCATCATCCTGGATCTGCGCAACGATCCCGGCGGGTTGCTTACCGAGGCGATCGACGTGGCCAGCCAGTTCGTGGTCAAGGGCAACGTCATGCTGGAGCGCAACGTGCACGGGCGGGTGCGGCCGGTACCGGTGAGCGCGGATGTGCCGAAGACCGCGTTGCCGGTCGTCGTGCTGGTCAACGGTGGCACCGCCAGTGCAGCGGAGATCGTCGCCGGCGCGCTCAAGGATGATCGCAGGGCGCCGCTGATCGGCGAAAAGACCTTTGGAACCGGTACCGTGCTGCAGCAATTCATGCTGCCCGACGGTGCCGCGCTGCTGCTCGCCGTCGAGGAATGGCTCACGCCGAACGGCCATTCCTTCTGGCACAAGGGCCTGGAGCCGACGGAGAAGGTTGCGTTGCCGGCGAACGCGACCATGCTGCGTCCCGACGCTATGGCGGGATTGACCGCCAAGGCCCTGCGCGCCTCGCACGACACCCAGCTGCTGGCCGGCCTGCGCGCGATCGAGGCGCAGATGACGTCGGCAGCGCAGGAGACCGTGGCAGTGCTGGGCAAGCATTGA
- the gcvT gene encoding glycine cleavage system aminomethyltransferase GcvT has product MTRRTALHDEHLAAGAKMVDFAGWDMPLHYGSQLEEHHQVRRAAGVFDVSHMTVLDLAGPGARDFLRRLLANDVDRLKQAGKALYSCMLQADGGVIDDLITYYLDDGRYRTVVNAATRDKDLTWIRKQAEAFDVDIEVRDDLSMLAVQGPRARELAAGVLGDAGARALALGVFQAAELGERFVARTGYTGEDGFEIMLPNDEAAAFWRALLAAGVRPIGLGARDTLRLEAGMNLYGTDMDETISPLECGLAWTVAWEPAERDFIGREALERQRTGGGLRRFVGLVLEDRGVLRGHQRVIADGAGVGETTSGTFSPTLGVAIALARVPAGTGGRCEVEIRGKRLRARVVKPPFVRNGQSCL; this is encoded by the coding sequence ATGACCCGACGTACCGCCCTGCATGACGAACACCTCGCCGCCGGCGCCAAGATGGTCGATTTCGCCGGCTGGGACATGCCGCTTCACTACGGCTCCCAGCTTGAAGAACATCATCAGGTGCGCCGCGCAGCCGGTGTGTTCGACGTCTCGCACATGACCGTACTGGATCTCGCGGGCCCCGGCGCACGCGATTTCCTGCGCCGTCTGCTAGCCAACGACGTCGACCGCCTCAAGCAGGCCGGCAAGGCCCTGTACAGCTGCATGCTGCAGGCGGATGGCGGGGTCATCGACGATCTGATCACCTATTACCTGGACGACGGGCGTTACCGTACCGTGGTCAATGCGGCGACCCGCGACAAGGATCTCACCTGGATCCGCAAGCAGGCCGAGGCCTTCGACGTCGATATCGAGGTGCGCGACGATCTGTCCATGCTGGCGGTACAGGGGCCGCGCGCCCGTGAACTGGCGGCTGGCGTGCTCGGCGACGCTGGCGCGCGTGCGCTGGCGCTGGGCGTGTTCCAGGCGGCCGAGCTGGGCGAGCGCTTCGTGGCGCGCACGGGCTATACCGGCGAGGACGGCTTCGAAATCATGCTGCCGAACGACGAGGCTGCCGCCTTCTGGCGCGCCCTGCTGGCAGCCGGGGTGCGGCCGATCGGCCTGGGCGCACGCGACACGCTACGCCTTGAGGCCGGCATGAATCTCTACGGCACCGACATGGACGAAACCATCAGTCCGCTGGAATGCGGTCTGGCCTGGACCGTGGCCTGGGAGCCGGCCGAGCGCGATTTCATCGGCCGCGAGGCGCTGGAGCGGCAACGCACGGGCGGTGGCCTGCGCCGTTTCGTGGGTCTGGTGTTGGAGGACCGCGGCGTGCTGCGCGGTCATCAGCGCGTGATCGCCGACGGCGCCGGCGTGGGCGAAACCACCAGTGGCACCTTCTCGCCCACCCTCGGGGTTGCCATCGCGCTGGCCCGCGTGCCCGCCGGTACCGGCGGGCGCTGCGAGGTCGAGATCCGCGGCAAGCGCCTGCGCGCGCGCGTGGTCAAGCCACCGTTCGTGCGCAACGGCCAAAGCTGCTTGTAG
- the gcvH gene encoding glycine cleavage system protein GcvH translates to MSQQTAELKFTQSHEWVRDNGDGSCTVGITDHAQELLGDLVFVEPPEAGRQVSAGDACAVVESVKAASDVYAPLDGEVIEGNEALADSPELINQDPYGDGWLFRLRLQAADGLAGLMDADAYAAFVEAEG, encoded by the coding sequence ATGAGTCAGCAGACGGCGGAACTGAAATTCACCCAGAGCCACGAATGGGTGCGCGACAATGGGGACGGCAGCTGCACCGTCGGCATCACCGACCATGCCCAGGAGCTGTTGGGCGATCTGGTGTTCGTCGAGCCGCCCGAGGCCGGGCGCCAGGTCAGCGCCGGCGATGCCTGCGCCGTGGTGGAGTCGGTGAAGGCCGCCTCCGACGTGTATGCGCCGCTCGACGGCGAGGTGATCGAGGGCAACGAGGCACTGGCCGACAGCCCCGAGCTGATCAACCAGGATCCCTATGGGGACGGCTGGCTCTTCCGCCTGCGCCTGCAGGCGGCCGATGGCCTGGCCGGCCTGATGGACGCCGATGCCTACGCCGCCTTCGTGGAAGCCGAGGGCTGA
- the gcvPA gene encoding aminomethyl-transferring glycine dehydrogenase subunit GcvPA, producing the protein MPFIPHTDADVRDMLAAIGVTDIEDLFDEIPAALRAKGLDGVPPALSEMETLRLMRERAGQDRPMLNFIGAGAYEHHIPAAVWEIATRGEFYSAYTPYQAEASQGTLQLIYEYQTMMTGLTGMEVSNASLYDGASALAEAVLMAVRLNRRAKTRKVLVPASLNPAWRATTHNIVHNQGIELVDLPCDPASGRLDPAALSAYAETGAATALVVPQPNFYGVLEEVDALSDWAARHGVIMIAAVNPMTLALLKPPGEWGESGVDIVVGDGQPLGAPLSYGGPYYGFMCTRKQHVRQMPGRIVGRSVDADGKPGFVLTLQAREQHIRRSKATSNICTNQGLVVTASTIHMAILGPDGLARVAGASYANTHALAERAAEVGARRAFAGEYFHEVALRLPRKAAGVCEAMAADGIQAGYDLGRVDPALSDVMLVCATETKTADDIDRYIDSLKRALKG; encoded by the coding sequence ATGCCGTTTATTCCGCATACCGATGCCGATGTCCGCGATATGCTCGCGGCCATCGGTGTGACCGATATCGAAGATCTGTTCGACGAAATTCCGGCCGCGCTGCGCGCCAAGGGTCTGGACGGCGTGCCGCCGGCGCTCTCGGAAATGGAAACCCTGCGCCTGATGCGCGAACGCGCCGGCCAGGATCGGCCGATGCTCAATTTCATCGGTGCCGGCGCATACGAACACCACATCCCCGCCGCCGTCTGGGAGATCGCCACCCGCGGCGAGTTCTACAGCGCCTATACGCCTTATCAGGCCGAGGCCTCGCAGGGCACGCTGCAGCTGATCTACGAATACCAGACCATGATGACCGGGCTGACCGGTATGGAGGTGTCCAACGCCTCTCTGTACGACGGCGCCTCCGCGCTCGCCGAGGCGGTGTTGATGGCGGTGCGCCTGAACCGCCGTGCCAAGACGCGGAAGGTGCTGGTGCCGGCCAGCCTGAACCCGGCCTGGCGCGCCACCACGCACAACATCGTGCACAACCAGGGCATCGAACTCGTCGATCTGCCTTGCGATCCGGCCAGCGGGCGCCTCGATCCAGCCGCACTCTCCGCGTATGCGGAGACGGGCGCGGCCACCGCCCTGGTGGTGCCGCAGCCGAATTTCTACGGCGTGTTGGAGGAGGTCGACGCGTTGAGCGATTGGGCCGCCCGGCATGGCGTGATCATGATCGCGGCCGTCAACCCGATGACCCTGGCGCTGCTCAAGCCGCCGGGCGAATGGGGGGAGAGTGGCGTCGACATCGTCGTCGGCGATGGCCAGCCGCTGGGCGCGCCGCTGTCATACGGCGGCCCCTACTACGGCTTCATGTGCACGCGTAAGCAGCATGTGCGGCAGATGCCCGGGCGCATTGTCGGGCGCTCGGTGGATGCCGACGGCAAGCCCGGCTTCGTGCTGACCCTGCAGGCGCGCGAGCAGCACATCCGACGTTCGAAGGCGACCTCGAACATCTGCACCAACCAGGGACTGGTGGTGACCGCCTCGACCATCCACATGGCGATTCTCGGGCCCGACGGACTGGCGCGGGTCGCCGGCGCCAGCTACGCCAATACGCATGCCCTGGCGGAGCGTGCCGCCGAAGTCGGCGCGCGTCGGGCGTTTGCGGGCGAGTATTTCCATGAGGTCGCGCTGCGCCTGCCGCGCAAGGCCGCAGGCGTGTGCGAGGCGATGGCGGCCGACGGTATCCAGGCCGGCTATGACCTCGGCCGCGTCGACCCGGCGCTGAGCGACGTGATGCTGGTCTGCGCCACCGAAACCAAGACGGCGGACGACATCGACCGCTACATCGACAGCCTCAAGCGTGCCCTCAAGGGCTGA
- the tpx gene encoding thiol peroxidase, with protein sequence MATITLQGNPIHTTGELPAVGTQAPDFHLVDGDLNDVSLASYAGKKKLLNIVPSLDTPTCATSTRKFNEFARGREGVVMLMVSADLPFAQKRFCGDESLSNVIPVSLMRTRAFAKDYGVLIEDGPLAGITARAVVVIDEGDRVIYTQLVPEIADEPDYDAALAALA encoded by the coding sequence ATGGCCACGATCACCTTGCAAGGCAATCCGATCCACACCACCGGCGAACTGCCCGCGGTCGGTACGCAGGCGCCGGACTTCCATCTGGTCGACGGCGATCTGAACGACGTCAGCCTGGCCAGTTATGCCGGCAAGAAAAAGCTGCTCAACATCGTGCCCAGCCTGGACACCCCGACCTGCGCGACCTCGACCCGCAAGTTCAACGAATTTGCGAGGGGCCGCGAGGGCGTGGTGATGCTGATGGTCTCCGCCGATCTGCCGTTCGCGCAGAAGCGTTTTTGCGGCGACGAGTCGCTGTCCAACGTGATCCCGGTGTCGCTGATGCGCACGCGCGCCTTCGCCAAGGATTACGGCGTGCTGATCGAGGACGGTCCCCTGGCGGGGATCACCGCGCGCGCGGTGGTGGTGATCGACGAAGGCGACCGCGTGATTTACACGCAGCTGGTGCCCGAGATTGCCGACGAGCCGGATTACGACGCCGCCCTGGCGGCGCTGGCCTGA
- the gcvPB gene encoding aminomethyl-transferring glycine dehydrogenase subunit GcvPB: MLIFEHARPGRRAPAQAPLQTADTAALPERFRRRSATGLPEVSELQAVRHYTRLSQKNFSIDTHFYPLGSCTMKYNPRGSNAAAMLDGFLSLHPHTPDAHAQGMLACLYELQEMLKGVTGMRGVSLTPMAGAQGEFAGVAMIRAYHEARGDHARTEILVPDAAHGTNPATATMCGYGVREIPTDSEGDVDMEALRAAVDPQTAGIMLTNPSTLGVFERRIHEIAAIVHEAGGLLYYDGANLNAILGKVRPGDMGFDVIHMNLHKTFSTPHGGGGPGAGAVGVGERLLPFMPVPVVARESGQYRLLTEADMPQSIGRLSAFMGNVGVLLRAYAYMRMLGHEGMQRVAEYATLNANYLAVRLRDAGFSLAYPQRRATHEFVVTLKREAKETGVTAMDYAKRLLDYGYHAPTTYFPLLVPECLLIEPTETEAREDLDGFVESMATIRRESMSEADMVKGAPYRLPNRRFDEVRAARELDLRWQPSS; encoded by the coding sequence ATGTTGATCTTCGAACATGCCCGCCCGGGGCGCCGCGCACCCGCGCAGGCGCCGCTGCAGACCGCCGACACGGCTGCCCTGCCCGAACGTTTCCGGCGTCGCAGCGCCACGGGGCTGCCCGAGGTGTCCGAGCTGCAGGCGGTACGCCATTACACCCGGCTGTCGCAGAAGAACTTCTCCATCGACACCCATTTCTACCCGCTGGGTTCGTGCACCATGAAGTACAACCCGCGCGGCTCGAACGCGGCGGCGATGCTCGATGGGTTCCTGAGCCTGCATCCGCATACGCCGGACGCGCATGCCCAAGGCATGCTGGCCTGCCTTTACGAGCTGCAGGAAATGCTCAAGGGCGTGACCGGCATGCGCGGCGTCTCGCTGACGCCGATGGCCGGCGCGCAGGGCGAGTTCGCCGGCGTGGCGATGATCCGCGCCTACCATGAGGCCCGCGGCGATCACGCGCGCACCGAAATTCTGGTGCCCGATGCCGCGCACGGGACCAACCCGGCGACCGCGACCATGTGCGGCTACGGTGTCCGGGAAATTCCGACGGATAGCGAGGGCGATGTCGACATGGAGGCTCTGCGCGCCGCCGTCGATCCCCAGACCGCCGGTATCATGCTGACCAATCCCTCGACGCTGGGCGTGTTCGAGCGGCGTATCCACGAGATCGCGGCGATCGTGCACGAGGCCGGCGGCCTGTTGTACTACGACGGCGCCAATCTCAATGCGATTCTCGGCAAGGTGCGTCCCGGCGACATGGGCTTCGACGTCATCCACATGAATCTGCACAAGACCTTCTCCACCCCGCACGGCGGCGGCGGGCCGGGTGCGGGTGCGGTCGGCGTCGGCGAACGTCTGCTGCCGTTCATGCCGGTGCCGGTGGTGGCGCGCGAGAGCGGGCAGTACCGCCTGCTGACCGAAGCCGACATGCCGCAAAGCATCGGGCGGCTGTCCGCCTTCATGGGTAACGTCGGCGTGCTGCTGCGCGCCTACGCCTATATGCGCATGCTGGGACACGAGGGCATGCAGCGGGTGGCCGAATACGCAACCCTCAATGCCAACTATCTTGCCGTCAGGCTGCGCGATGCCGGATTTTCGCTGGCCTATCCGCAACGCCGGGCGACCCACGAGTTCGTGGTCACGCTCAAGCGCGAGGCCAAGGAGACCGGCGTCACCGCGATGGACTATGCCAAGCGGCTGCTCGATTACGGCTATCATGCCCCGACCACCTACTTCCCCCTGCTCGTGCCGGAATGTCTGCTGATCGAGCCGACCGAGACCGAAGCCAGGGAGGACCTGGACGGCTTCGTGGAGTCGATGGCCACCATCCGCCGGGAATCCATGAGCGAGGCCGACATGGTCAAGGGCGCGCCCTACCGTCTGCCCAACCGCCGTTTCGACGAAGTGCGCGCCGCGCGCGAACTCGACTTGCGCTGGCAGCCGTCATCCTGA
- a CDS encoding diacylglycerol kinase, which yields MASSGHTGFKRIVKAAGYSWHGLCSTFRHESAFRQELAVSAVLMPLALWLGDDAVARALMIGSVFLVLVVELLNSAIEAAIDRFGGERHLLSARAKDMGSAAVLVSILNAVIVWALLLF from the coding sequence ATGGCGTCGAGCGGTCACACGGGCTTCAAGCGTATCGTCAAGGCGGCCGGATATTCCTGGCATGGTCTGTGTTCAACGTTCCGTCACGAATCCGCTTTTCGGCAGGAACTGGCTGTCAGCGCGGTGCTCATGCCGCTGGCGCTGTGGCTGGGCGACGATGCCGTCGCCCGTGCGCTGATGATCGGCAGCGTGTTCCTGGTGCTCGTGGTCGAATTGCTCAACTCCGCCATCGAGGCCGCGATCGATCGCTTCGGCGGCGAGCGCCATCTGCTGTCCGCGCGCGCCAAGGACATGGGGTCGGCGGCGGTGCTGGTCAGCATCCTCAATGCCGTGATCGTGTGGGCGCTGCTGTTGTTCTGA
- a CDS encoding UDP-2,3-diacylglucosamine diphosphatase, which translates to MERLDYRAIFISDIHLGTADCRADYLLDFLRHTHCDTLYLVGDVIDLWAMRRQVHWPQTHSEVLRAFFDLAAAGTRVVYIPGNHDEALRSLAGSTYNGIEIRLDDVHVTRDGRRLRVSHGDEFDAAVHCGRVVQAIGDAAYNVLLWLNRQTARLRGRYGRPYWSLSAWLKGRSGGARRYVRRFMGAAAHEAARHAFDGYVCGHIHVAGIEQVDGVLYCNDGDWVEHCTALVERRDGRLQLIHWADHKRVEREHAGDEVVDAGMPLPVPELVAQWARHASR; encoded by the coding sequence ATGGAACGGCTCGACTACCGTGCGATCTTCATTTCCGATATCCATCTGGGGACGGCCGACTGCCGGGCCGACTACCTGCTGGATTTTCTCCGTCACACGCATTGCGACACGCTTTATCTGGTCGGCGACGTGATCGATCTGTGGGCGATGCGGCGTCAGGTGCACTGGCCGCAAACGCACAGCGAGGTGCTGCGCGCCTTTTTCGATCTGGCCGCCGCGGGCACGCGCGTGGTGTATATCCCGGGCAACCACGACGAAGCTCTGCGCAGCCTGGCCGGCAGCACCTACAACGGCATCGAGATACGCCTGGACGACGTTCACGTGACCCGCGACGGGCGACGGCTGCGGGTCAGTCATGGCGACGAATTCGATGCCGCGGTGCACTGCGGCCGCGTGGTGCAGGCGATCGGCGACGCCGCCTACAACGTCCTGCTCTGGCTCAATCGCCAGACCGCGCGGCTGCGCGGGCGTTACGGCAGACCCTATTGGTCTTTGTCTGCCTGGCTCAAGGGCCGCTCTGGCGGCGCTCGCCGTTATGTGCGACGTTTCATGGGGGCGGCGGCACACGAGGCGGCGCGGCACGCATTCGACGGCTATGTGTGCGGGCATATCCATGTTGCCGGCATCGAGCAGGTGGACGGTGTGCTGTACTGCAACGATGGCGACTGGGTCGAGCATTGCACTGCGCTGGTCGAGCGCCGCGACGGCCGCCTGCAGCTTATCCATTGGGCGGACCACAAGCGGGTGGAGCGTGAGCATGCCGGCGACGAAGTCGTCGACGCCGGCATGCCGCTGCCGGTACCCGAGCTGGTTGCTCAGTGGGCAAGGCACGCCTCCAGGTGA
- a CDS encoding zinc ABC transporter substrate-binding protein, producing the protein MFSHASARPTRRALFAISLVIWLLSPTSQAATHVVASIKPIDSLVAGVMAGTGERPHLLVPGAASPHTYSLRPSDMAALSSAQVVFWVGPMLETFLARPLAQLPSGVRVVALARAPGVRLLPVRVGFGVAQEEHDDAHESPDTHAGDAGINPHIWLDPRNAEAMVREIARTLSAVDPAHAARYRANADALEARLRRLDDALQRTLAPVRGVPFMVFHDAYAYFDARYRLNAVGALTVEPSLPPGARRVEAAREAIRHYGVRCVFREPEFASPLIRTVTAGRDVRVGVLDPLGADLKPGPDLYFRLMRNLGAHLEACLAH; encoded by the coding sequence ATGTTCTCTCACGCCTCCGCGCGACCGACCCGCCGCGCTCTGTTCGCCATCAGCCTCGTGATATGGCTGCTTTCGCCCACCAGTCAGGCCGCGACGCACGTGGTGGCCAGTATCAAACCCATCGACTCCCTGGTCGCGGGCGTCATGGCTGGCACCGGCGAGAGGCCGCATTTACTGGTACCGGGTGCCGCGTCGCCGCATACCTACAGCCTGCGTCCGTCCGACATGGCCGCGCTGAGCAGCGCCCAGGTGGTCTTCTGGGTAGGTCCCATGCTGGAAACCTTTCTCGCCCGTCCGCTCGCCCAGCTTCCGAGCGGCGTACGGGTAGTCGCCCTTGCGCGCGCGCCCGGTGTCCGCCTGCTCCCCGTCCGCGTCGGTTTCGGTGTCGCCCAGGAGGAACACGACGACGCGCACGAGTCCCCGGACACGCATGCTGGGGATGCCGGGATCAATCCGCACATCTGGCTCGACCCGCGCAACGCCGAGGCCATGGTACGGGAGATTGCCCGCACCCTGAGTGCCGTCGACCCGGCCCATGCCGCACGCTACCGCGCCAATGCCGATGCCCTGGAGGCGCGACTGCGTCGACTCGACGACGCGCTGCAGCGCACGCTGGCGCCCGTCAGGGGCGTGCCCTTCATGGTCTTCCATGACGCCTACGCCTATTTCGACGCGCGTTACCGATTGAACGCCGTCGGCGCGCTGACCGTGGAACCGTCGCTGCCGCCTGGGGCGCGGCGAGTCGAAGCCGCCCGCGAAGCCATTCGGCACTACGGGGTCCGCTGCGTGTTTCGCGAGCCTGAATTCGCCTCGCCGCTGATACGCACGGTAACCGCTGGGCGCGACGTGCGCGTGGGCGTGCTCGATCCGCTGGGCGCGGACCTCAAACCGGGGCCGGATCTCTATTTCAGACTGATGCGCAACCTAGGCGCTCACCTGGAGGCGTGCCTTGCCCACTGA